A window of Polaromonas hydrogenivorans contains these coding sequences:
- a CDS encoding ribbon-helix-helix domain-containing protein, which translates to MCEVFISADPALYESRIRSVRLHGVATSIRLENLFWDVLADIASRDGMSVPQLCTRLHDELEAERQGIENFASFLRVCCGRYLALQLSGGIPRDASIPISSLNARRVLATEQRPFSSRQAPDCETPQTLAA; encoded by the coding sequence ATGTGTGAGGTATTTATCAGCGCCGATCCGGCGCTCTACGAAAGCCGTATCCGTTCGGTGCGCCTGCATGGCGTGGCCACGAGCATCCGGCTGGAAAACCTGTTCTGGGATGTACTGGCCGACATTGCCAGCCGCGATGGCATGAGCGTGCCCCAGCTGTGCACCCGGCTGCATGACGAGCTGGAGGCCGAGCGCCAGGGCATCGAGAATTTCGCCTCGTTCCTGCGCGTGTGCTGCGGCCGTTACCTGGCGCTGCAGCTCTCGGGCGGCATTCCGCGCGATGCCTCCATTCCCATCAGCAGCCTGAACGCCAGGCGCGTGCTGGCGACCGAGCAGCGGCCGTTTTCTTCACGGCAGGCGCCGGACTGCGAAACGCCGCAAACGCTGGCGGCCTAG
- a CDS encoding DJ-1/PfpI family protein, translated as MAAKKILMICGDYCEDYETMVPFQALLAVGHTVHAVCPDKKAGDHIKTAIHDFEGAQTYSEKPGHNFALNASFADIKPENYDALVVPGGRGPEYLRTYPAVVAMVRHFFEANKPVAAVCHGAQLLAGAGVLKDRTCSAYPACRFEVEQAGGIYADIAIDAAYTDSNLVSAPAWPAHPAWIAQFLVLLGTKITH; from the coding sequence ATGGCGGCTAAAAAGATTCTGATGATTTGCGGTGACTACTGCGAGGACTACGAAACCATGGTGCCCTTTCAGGCGCTGCTGGCCGTGGGCCACACGGTGCATGCCGTCTGCCCGGACAAGAAAGCCGGCGACCACATCAAGACGGCGATTCACGACTTCGAAGGCGCGCAGACCTACAGCGAAAAGCCGGGCCACAACTTTGCGCTGAATGCCTCGTTCGCCGACATCAAGCCCGAAAATTACGATGCACTGGTCGTGCCCGGCGGCCGTGGCCCGGAATACCTGCGCACCTATCCCGCCGTGGTGGCGATGGTCAGGCACTTTTTTGAGGCCAACAAGCCCGTGGCGGCCGTCTGCCATGGCGCGCAACTGCTGGCGGGTGCCGGCGTGCTGAAAGACCGCACCTGCTCGGCCTACCCGGCCTGCCGTTTCGAGGTGGAGCAGGCCGGCGGCATCTATGCCGACATTGCCATTGACGCGGCCTACACCGACAGCAACCTGGTGTCGGCGCCGGCATGGCCCGCCCATCCGGCCTGGATTGCCCAGTTCCTGGTGCTGCTGGGGACGAAGATCACGCATTGA
- a CDS encoding IS5 family transposase encodes MRGADTFTESPFTLHRLEDFVPADHPLRPIRQMVNAALGKMDDLFAAMYEAHSKGGRPSIAPEKLLRAMLLQVFYSIRSERQLMEQVQYNLLYRWFIGLAMEDAVWVPTVFTKNRERLLEHDAVIELFNHVLQSADKQGWLSGEHFSVDGTLIQAWASHKSFVRKDGSDGDQGDGSFKGQTRSNETHESSTDVDARLYRKGKTASELRFMGHTLSDNRHGLIASAVVTRADGYAEREAAKVMARDARQALPDAQTALTLGADKGYDAQEFIEACLAMGVTPHVAQNTSGRRSAVPDAIARTDGYAVSQQKRKLIEQGFGWAKTVGGIRQVMVRGLERVDQMFVLTMAAYNLTRMRTLGQIRLQGQ; translated from the coding sequence ATGCGCGGAGCCGACACCTTCACCGAAAGCCCGTTCACGCTGCATCGCCTGGAAGACTTTGTGCCGGCCGACCATCCGTTGCGCCCGATACGCCAGATGGTCAACGCGGCGCTGGGGAAGATGGACGATTTGTTTGCCGCAATGTATGAGGCGCACAGCAAAGGCGGGCGGCCCAGCATTGCGCCTGAAAAGCTGCTGCGCGCCATGCTTTTGCAGGTTTTCTACAGCATCCGTTCGGAACGCCAGCTCATGGAACAGGTGCAGTACAACCTGCTCTACCGCTGGTTTATCGGGCTGGCGATGGAGGATGCGGTGTGGGTGCCCACGGTGTTCACGAAAAACCGTGAGCGCTTGCTTGAGCATGACGCAGTGATTGAACTGTTCAACCATGTGCTGCAAAGCGCCGACAAGCAAGGCTGGCTCTCGGGCGAGCACTTCAGCGTGGACGGCACCCTTATTCAGGCCTGGGCGAGTCACAAGAGCTTTGTGCGCAAGGACGGCAGCGACGGCGACCAGGGAGACGGCAGCTTCAAGGGGCAGACGCGCTCGAACGAGACGCACGAATCGAGCACTGACGTTGACGCCAGGCTGTACCGCAAGGGCAAGACGGCCAGCGAGCTGCGCTTCATGGGCCACACGCTGAGCGACAACCGCCACGGGTTGATTGCCAGCGCCGTGGTCACTCGGGCAGACGGCTACGCCGAGCGCGAAGCGGCCAAGGTCATGGCGCGCGATGCCCGGCAAGCCCTGCCGGACGCGCAAACCGCCCTCACGCTGGGAGCCGACAAGGGTTACGACGCGCAGGAGTTCATCGAGGCGTGCCTGGCGATGGGCGTCACGCCGCATGTGGCGCAAAACACTTCAGGACGGCGCTCGGCCGTGCCCGATGCGATTGCCCGGACAGACGGTTATGCCGTCTCGCAGCAAAAAAGAAAGCTCATCGAGCAAGGCTTTGGCTGGGCCAAAACGGTAGGAGGGATTCGCCAGGTGATGGTGCGCGGGCTTGAGCGCGTGGACCAGATGTTCGTGCTGACGATGGCTGCTTACAACCTCACGCGTATGCGCACCTTGGGACAAATCCGTCTGCAGGGGCAATAA
- the purE gene encoding 5-(carboxyamino)imidazole ribonucleotide mutase: MTTTNNPASPLVGVVMGSSSDWDTMQHAVQILQQFGVAHDARVVSAHRMPDDLFAYAEQAAGRGLQAIIAGAGGAAHLPGMLAAKTIVPVLGVPVASRHLQGVDSLHSIVQMPKGIPVATFAIGNAGAANAALFAVAMLALHDPALAEKLHAFRAEQTAAARAMTLPAL, from the coding sequence ATGACGACAACTAACAATCCGGCAAGCCCCCTGGTGGGCGTGGTGATGGGCTCCAGCAGCGACTGGGACACGATGCAGCATGCGGTGCAAATCCTGCAGCAGTTCGGCGTGGCGCACGACGCGCGCGTGGTGTCGGCCCACCGCATGCCCGACGACCTGTTTGCCTATGCCGAACAAGCCGCCGGACGCGGCCTGCAGGCGATCATCGCCGGCGCCGGCGGCGCGGCGCATTTGCCGGGCATGCTGGCGGCCAAGACGATTGTTCCGGTGCTGGGCGTGCCGGTCGCGAGCCGGCATTTGCAGGGCGTCGATTCGCTGCACAGCATCGTGCAGATGCCCAAGGGGATTCCGGTCGCCACGTTTGCGATTGGCAACGCAGGCGCGGCCAACGCGGCGCTGTTTGCCGTCGCCATGCTCGCCCTGCACGACCCGGCGCTGGCCGAAAAGCTGCACGCCTTTCGCGCTGAACAGACCGCTGCCGCACGCGCCATGACGCTGCCTGCGCTATGA
- a CDS encoding L-threonylcarbamoyladenylate synthase: protein MIRPGTDPQAIIEAARRIQAGALVGFPTETVYGLGADASSDEAVAGIFKAKGRPANHPLIVHVAEIRQINDYASSVPAFAARLMQAFWPGPLTVILPRREGIAAAAAGGQNSIGLRCPAHPVALAFLKACGTGVAGPSANRFGRVSPTTALHVAQEFGDELLVLDGGPCAVGIESSIVDCTRGRPVLLRPGVLTRAQLEAACGEPVLDKEDMQAAGSAPRASGTLEAHYAPNAKVRLMDAGAMQAALDLLGADAAHIAIYARTLFSIKSARVLLRRMPDDALATAQQLFAVLRDFDAQGARLIWVETPPVACEWDGVRDRLGRAAAS, encoded by the coding sequence ATGATTCGGCCCGGCACCGACCCGCAGGCGATTATTGAAGCCGCCCGCCGCATCCAGGCCGGCGCGCTGGTCGGCTTTCCGACCGAGACCGTGTACGGCCTGGGCGCCGATGCGTCCAGCGATGAGGCCGTGGCCGGCATTTTTAAAGCCAAGGGCCGGCCGGCCAACCATCCGCTGATTGTTCATGTGGCCGAGATTCGCCAAATCAATGACTACGCCAGCAGCGTGCCAGCGTTTGCCGCCCGGCTGATGCAGGCCTTCTGGCCCGGGCCGCTGACGGTTATCCTGCCGCGCCGCGAAGGCATTGCCGCCGCCGCCGCCGGTGGACAAAACTCGATTGGCCTGCGCTGCCCGGCGCATCCGGTGGCGCTGGCGTTTTTAAAGGCTTGCGGGACTGGCGTGGCCGGGCCGAGCGCGAACCGCTTTGGCCGCGTCAGCCCGACCACGGCGCTGCATGTCGCGCAGGAGTTTGGCGACGAGTTGCTGGTGCTCGACGGCGGGCCGTGCGCGGTCGGCATCGAGTCCAGCATTGTCGATTGCACCCGGGGCCGGCCGGTGCTGCTGCGTCCGGGCGTGCTGACCCGCGCGCAGCTTGAAGCGGCTTGCGGCGAGCCGGTGCTGGACAAAGAGGATATGCAGGCCGCCGGCAGCGCGCCCCGCGCCTCCGGCACGCTGGAGGCGCATTACGCGCCGAACGCCAAGGTTCGCCTGATGGACGCCGGCGCGATGCAGGCCGCCCTCGACCTGCTGGGCGCCGACGCGGCGCATATCGCGATTTATGCCCGCACGCTGTTCAGCATCAAATCGGCCAGGGTACTTTTGCGCCGCATGCCCGACGACGCGCTGGCCACCGCGCAGCAGCTGTTCGCCGTGCTGCGCGACTTCGACGCCCAGGGCGCCAGGCTGATCTGGGTGGAAACCCCGCCGGTGGCCTGCGAGTGGGACGGCGTGCGCGACCGGCTGGGGCGCGCTGCGGCGAGTTAG
- a CDS encoding extracellular catalytic domain type 1 short-chain-length polyhydroxyalkanoate depolymerase, producing MNPNLERIMSEASRLAQGAIQQALASASQRHDDSGAPSLRLLAASPKNPANPMNNPAFQNSMAEATRLMRSGNLQAATAAIQAALGGAAVPASVDDDLNVIDVEAHEVGRQAPARPQQAQTVKPGPSGQFISGSHTEGAAGTREYKLYIPPASFAEPLPLVVMLHGCTQNPDDFAAGTKMNEAALQRGFYVLYPAQTQHANSSRCWNWFKHNHQKRGRGEPALLAGMTRDVMSRYNIDPQRVYVAGLSAGGAMAAILGDAYPDLFAAVGVHSGLPTGSATNVQTALSVMQTGAAPGGRTAASPPTIVFHGDQDATVNPANGEHVVAASAGIAKPEQKRARSPNGRDYTQRIYKQADGRVVAEHWAVHGAGHAWSGGSAQGSYTDGTGPDASEEMLRFFLANTLPAKH from the coding sequence ATGAACCCGAACCTTGAACGCATCATGTCCGAAGCCTCGCGCCTGGCGCAGGGCGCCATTCAGCAAGCCCTGGCTTCGGCCAGCCAGCGTCATGACGACAGCGGCGCGCCTTCGCTGCGCCTGCTGGCGGCAAGCCCGAAAAACCCCGCCAATCCGATGAACAACCCTGCTTTCCAGAACTCCATGGCCGAGGCCACCCGCCTGATGCGCAGCGGCAACCTGCAGGCGGCCACCGCCGCCATCCAGGCCGCGCTCGGCGGCGCCGCCGTGCCTGCAAGCGTTGACGACGACCTGAACGTCATCGACGTGGAGGCGCATGAAGTCGGCCGCCAGGCGCCGGCGCGGCCACAGCAGGCCCAGACCGTCAAGCCCGGCCCGTCCGGCCAGTTCATCAGCGGCAGCCACACCGAAGGCGCGGCCGGCACGCGCGAGTACAAGCTCTACATTCCGCCGGCCTCCTTTGCCGAGCCGCTGCCGCTGGTCGTGATGCTGCACGGCTGCACGCAGAACCCCGACGACTTCGCCGCCGGCACCAAGATGAACGAGGCGGCGCTCCAGCGCGGTTTCTACGTGCTCTACCCGGCGCAGACGCAGCACGCCAATTCGTCGCGCTGCTGGAACTGGTTCAAGCACAACCACCAAAAGCGCGGCCGGGGCGAGCCGGCGCTGCTGGCCGGCATGACGCGTGACGTGATGAGCCGCTACAACATCGACCCGCAGCGCGTCTATGTGGCGGGTCTGTCGGCCGGCGGCGCGATGGCGGCGATCCTGGGCGACGCCTACCCCGACCTGTTCGCGGCTGTCGGCGTGCATTCGGGCCTGCCGACCGGCTCGGCGACCAATGTGCAGACGGCGCTCAGCGTGATGCAGACCGGCGCCGCACCCGGCGGGCGAACCGCCGCCAGCCCGCCGACCATCGTCTTTCACGGCGACCAGGACGCCACCGTCAACCCGGCCAATGGCGAGCATGTGGTCGCCGCCAGTGCGGGTATTGCCAAGCCCGAGCAGAAGCGCGCGCGCAGCCCCAACGGCCGCGACTACACCCAGCGCATCTACAAACAGGCTGATGGCCGGGTCGTGGCCGAACACTGGGCCGTGCATGGCGCCGGCCACGCCTGGTCGGGCGGCAGTGCGCAGGGTTCGTACACCGATGGAACAGGCCCCGATGCCAGTGAAGAGATGCTGCGCTTCTTCCTGGCGAACACGCTGCCCGCGAAGCATTGA
- a CDS encoding SlyX family protein, which translates to MHSNDAIDHRLTDLEIKASFNEDLLDQLNQVVIRQQQQIDALLREVAQLRQQIPDAGSGVFSRAGDDLPPHY; encoded by the coding sequence ATGCACTCCAACGACGCCATCGACCACCGCCTGACCGATCTGGAAATCAAGGCCAGCTTCAACGAAGACCTGCTCGACCAGCTGAACCAGGTCGTCATCCGCCAGCAGCAGCAAATCGACGCGCTGCTGCGCGAAGTTGCCCAGCTCCGCCAGCAGATTCCGGACGCCGGCAGCGGCGTGTTCAGCCGGGCCGGCGACGACCTGCCGCCGCATTATTGA
- a CDS encoding 5-(carboxyamino)imidazole ribonucleotide synthase, translating into MSALPIFPGTVDATGRPATLGVMGGGQLGRMFVHAAQRLGYFTAVLDPDPQSPAGLVSHHHIPFGYTDKQGLAQLAGMCDAITTEFENVPASALQTLAESLPVAPGAAAVAIAQDRIQEKSHFTASAAESGVMAGVSCAPYAVIASPDQLQAVPAGLLPGILKTARMGYDGKGQMRVNNAAELAAAWAELEGVACVLEKLLPLKAECSVIVARGWDGRIVSFPPQLNVHVDGILAVTEVYEGNMPPALAARAQAATETIANHIGYVGVLCVEFFLIDDGSEHGALVVNEMAPRPHNSGHYTMDACDVSQFDLQVHAMAGLPLPAPRQHSPAIMLNLLGDVWFDAQGDARTPDWQAVLALPGAHLHLYGKTDARPGRKMGHLTITGADVAGVKAVARQAAAILSLPGFEAA; encoded by the coding sequence ATGAGTGCCTTGCCGATTTTCCCCGGCACGGTCGATGCAACCGGCCGGCCCGCCACGCTGGGCGTGATGGGCGGCGGCCAGCTGGGCCGCATGTTCGTGCATGCCGCGCAGCGGCTGGGCTATTTCACGGCGGTGCTCGACCCCGATCCGCAAAGCCCGGCCGGCCTGGTCAGCCATCACCACATCCCTTTCGGCTACACCGACAAGCAGGGCCTGGCGCAACTGGCCGGGATGTGCGACGCCATCACCACCGAATTTGAAAACGTGCCGGCATCCGCCTTGCAGACGCTGGCCGAAAGCCTTCCGGTGGCGCCCGGCGCGGCGGCCGTGGCGATTGCCCAGGACCGGATTCAGGAAAAATCGCATTTCACGGCCAGCGCCGCCGAATCGGGTGTGATGGCGGGCGTCAGCTGCGCGCCCTACGCGGTGATTGCATCGCCGGACCAGCTCCAGGCCGTGCCCGCCGGCCTGCTGCCCGGCATCCTGAAAACCGCGCGCATGGGCTACGACGGCAAGGGCCAGATGCGCGTGAACAATGCCGCCGAACTGGCGGCAGCATGGGCGGAACTCGAAGGCGTCGCCTGCGTGCTGGAAAAACTGCTGCCGCTGAAAGCCGAATGCTCGGTGATCGTGGCGCGCGGCTGGGACGGCCGCATCGTCAGCTTTCCGCCGCAGCTCAATGTGCATGTGGACGGGATTCTTGCCGTGACCGAGGTTTATGAAGGAAATATGCCTCCCGCGCTTGCTGCACGGGCGCAGGCAGCTACTGAAACCATAGCGAACCACATCGGCTACGTCGGCGTGCTGTGCGTCGAGTTCTTCCTCATCGACGACGGCAGCGAGCACGGCGCGCTGGTCGTCAACGAGATGGCGCCGCGCCCGCACAACAGCGGCCACTACACCATGGACGCCTGCGATGTGTCGCAGTTCGATTTGCAGGTGCATGCCATGGCCGGTTTGCCGCTGCCCGCGCCGCGCCAGCATTCGCCGGCCATCATGCTCAATCTACTCGGCGATGTGTGGTTTGACGCGCAGGGCGACGCGCGCACGCCCGACTGGCAGGCGGTGCTGGCCCTGCCCGGCGCGCACCTGCACCTGTACGGAAAAACCGACGCGCGGCCGGGCCGCAAGATGGGTCATCTGACGATCACCGGCGCCGACGTGGCGGGCGTGAAAGCCGTGGCGCGCCAGGCGGCGGCGATCCTTAGCCTGCCCGGATTCGAGGCAGCCTGA
- the epsC gene encoding serine O-acetyltransferase EpsC — MAVFDIHEIVGALHAVRQDWRESQKRSREPGGREFPSRDALAQVIEALKGALFPMRLGPLDLRQESEDIYVAHTLDSALHQLLVQIRLELTYSARHQGKNGDALEAEALAAARSFAALLPAIRSLLDSDVLAAYHGDPAARSVDEVLLCYPGVLAMIHHRLAHQLYRLGLPLLARIVAELAHGQTGIDIHPGAQIGASFFIDHGTGVVIGETAVIGQRVRLYQAVTLGAKRFPTDAAGNLQKGLPRHPVVEDDVVIYAGATVLGRVTLGRGATIGGNVWLTYDVPPGGNVTQAVSREAGLSNPASEAGDRPLA, encoded by the coding sequence TTGGCTGTTTTTGACATTCACGAGATTGTGGGCGCGCTCCATGCGGTGCGGCAGGACTGGCGCGAGTCGCAAAAGCGATCGCGCGAGCCGGGCGGGCGCGAATTTCCATCGCGTGATGCGCTGGCCCAGGTCATTGAGGCACTCAAGGGCGCGTTGTTCCCGATGCGGCTCGGGCCGCTGGACCTGCGCCAGGAAAGTGAAGACATTTATGTCGCCCATACGCTGGACTCGGCGCTGCACCAGCTTTTGGTGCAAATCCGGCTGGAGCTGACCTACAGCGCACGCCATCAGGGGAAAAACGGCGATGCGCTGGAGGCCGAGGCACTGGCTGCCGCGCGCAGTTTTGCTGCGTTGCTGCCAGCCATCCGCAGCCTGCTTGACAGCGACGTTCTGGCGGCCTACCACGGCGACCCGGCTGCGCGCAGCGTGGACGAGGTGCTGCTGTGCTACCCCGGTGTGCTGGCCATGATTCACCACCGCCTGGCGCACCAACTCTATCGGCTGGGCCTGCCCTTGCTGGCACGCATCGTGGCCGAACTGGCGCATGGCCAGACCGGCATCGACATTCATCCGGGCGCACAAATTGGAGCGAGTTTTTTCATCGACCACGGCACGGGCGTGGTCATCGGCGAAACCGCCGTGATCGGCCAGCGCGTGCGGCTGTACCAGGCCGTCACGCTGGGTGCCAAGCGGTTTCCAACCGATGCGGCAGGCAACCTGCAAAAAGGCCTGCCGCGCCATCCGGTGGTCGAAGACGACGTGGTGATTTACGCTGGCGCCACCGTTCTGGGCCGGGTGACCCTGGGCCGCGGCGCCACCATAGGCGGCAATGTGTGGCTGACCTATGACGTGCCCCCGGGGGGCAACGTGACGCAGGCGGTTTCCCGCGAAGCAGGTCTCAGCAACCCCGCCAGCGAGGCAGGGGATCGCCCCCTGGCATGA
- a CDS encoding tetratricopeptide repeat protein, with translation MIDATLANFKQEVLEASKTVPVLLDFWAPGAGPGELLGPLLEQLEGAYAGSFKLVRVDAIREEKLSAAFGIQSVPTCILMVNGQPVDSFAGVLPESEIRAFLERHVAPAEESLALEAFDDTDPEAVLQRLQDATAAAPADDNARFDYVKHLLLLGRDDDAKVAFAPVIAQTGSVRRFDSLKRWMDAIDFVATHADAESAEARFDAKIAANKRDFEARFDKARWLMAGQRWTDALDELLEILMRDKAWSDGLARKTYIAILDIMEAPKPKVADGQIPPEDATVATYRRRLSSVVLS, from the coding sequence ATGATCGACGCCACCCTTGCCAATTTCAAACAGGAAGTCCTGGAGGCTTCCAAAACCGTTCCCGTGCTGCTTGATTTCTGGGCGCCCGGAGCCGGCCCCGGCGAGCTGCTCGGCCCACTGCTGGAACAGCTCGAAGGCGCTTATGCCGGCAGCTTCAAACTGGTCAGGGTCGATGCCATCCGGGAGGAAAAACTCAGCGCTGCCTTTGGCATCCAGAGCGTGCCGACCTGCATCCTGATGGTCAACGGCCAGCCGGTGGACAGCTTTGCAGGCGTCCTGCCGGAAAGCGAGATCCGGGCATTTCTGGAGCGCCATGTCGCGCCCGCCGAAGAAAGCCTGGCGCTGGAGGCGTTCGACGACACCGACCCTGAGGCCGTGCTGCAGCGGCTGCAGGACGCCACCGCCGCCGCGCCGGCCGATGACAATGCCCGTTTTGACTACGTCAAGCATCTCTTGCTGCTGGGGCGCGACGACGACGCCAAGGTCGCTTTTGCGCCGGTGATTGCGCAGACCGGGTCGGTGCGGCGCTTCGATTCGCTCAAGCGCTGGATGGATGCTATTGATTTTGTAGCTACTCATGCAGACGCAGAAAGCGCAGAAGCCCGATTTGATGCAAAAATAGCGGCCAACAAGCGTGATTTTGAAGCGCGCTTCGACAAAGCCCGCTGGCTGATGGCCGGCCAGCGCTGGACCGACGCGCTGGACGAGTTGCTCGAAATCCTGATGCGCGACAAGGCCTGGTCCGACGGCCTGGCGCGCAAGACCTACATCGCCATCCTCGACATCATGGAAGCGCCCAAGCCCAAGGTCGCCGACGGCCAGATTCCGCCCGAAGACGCCACCGTGGCCACGTACCGGCGGCGCCTGAGCAGCGTGGTGCTGAGCTAG
- a CDS encoding rhodanese-like domain-containing protein, translating to MSSETTELVFPVALETVREAARQAGLSYAGGVPPGVAWQLFSEGHALLVDVRSGEERKFVGHVPQTLHVAWASGTSLIRNPRFVRELEAKTGGKDAVVLLLCRSGKRSALAAEAAAKAGFTQVFSVLEGFEGEIDEQQHRGVADGWRFHGLPWVQD from the coding sequence ATGTCCTCTGAAACAACTGAACTGGTTTTTCCTGTGGCGCTTGAAACGGTGCGCGAAGCCGCGCGGCAAGCGGGTCTTTCCTATGCGGGTGGCGTGCCCCCCGGCGTTGCGTGGCAACTGTTTTCTGAAGGCCATGCGCTTCTGGTGGATGTTCGCTCGGGCGAAGAGCGCAAGTTTGTCGGCCATGTGCCGCAAACCCTGCATGTGGCCTGGGCCAGCGGCACCAGCCTGATTCGCAACCCGCGCTTTGTACGCGAGCTTGAGGCCAAAACTGGCGGCAAGGATGCCGTGGTGCTGTTGCTGTGCCGCAGCGGCAAGCGTTCGGCGCTGGCGGCAGAGGCTGCGGCCAAGGCCGGTTTCACGCAGGTCTTCAGCGTGCTGGAAGGCTTTGAAGGCGAGATCGACGAGCAGCAGCATCGCGGCGTGGCCGACGGCTGGCGTTTTCACGGCCTGCCCTGGGTGCAGGACTGA
- a CDS encoding helix-turn-helix domain-containing protein has translation MTPTLIECFGIALRQSREAKGWSQEQLAEHSNLNRSYVGEIERGRAIASLATVEKLALALGVSPSALVSRGEAVSHSNVVRGIRLMAIAC, from the coding sequence ATGACCCCCACGCTGATCGAGTGTTTTGGCATTGCCCTTCGCCAGTCGCGCGAGGCAAAGGGCTGGTCCCAGGAACAACTGGCAGAGCACTCCAACCTCAACCGGTCCTATGTCGGCGAGATTGAGCGCGGCAGGGCGATTGCATCGTTGGCGACGGTCGAAAAACTCGCTCTGGCCCTGGGCGTCAGCCCGTCTGCGCTGGTCAGTCGCGGCGAAGCGGTCAGTCACTCCAATGTTGTTCGAGGTATCAGGTTGATGGCTATAGCATGTTGA
- a CDS encoding branched-chain amino acid ABC transporter substrate-binding protein → MLLSFPLPAKSLIAAAVATLAFAAHAQDVQTVKIAHAGPTSGGIAHIGKDTENGVRLALDELNAQNLVIGGKKIKFELVAEDDAGDPRQATAVAQKLCDTQVAGVIGHLQSGTSIPAASVYNKCGIPNITASATNPDLTKPGYKTTFRLIANDNALGAALAIFASDALKIKKVAVIDDRTAYGQGLADVFKATAKQKGIEVVGEEFTTDKATDFMAILTGIKAKKPDAIFFGGLDAQAGPMLRQMEQLGLSNVKFFGGDAMCTEKLPDLSSKAGSVKNVTCATGGASIQKMQGGTEWKKRYDAKFPGQFQIYSPYAYDATYVLVDAMKRANSVDPKTYLPFIGKTQYKGVTASIAFTANGELTKPAVTLYSYKNNLRTALN, encoded by the coding sequence ATGCTTTTATCTTTCCCATTGCCCGCAAAGTCTCTTATCGCTGCTGCCGTTGCCACCCTGGCTTTTGCCGCCCACGCCCAGGACGTGCAGACCGTCAAGATCGCCCACGCCGGTCCCACCTCGGGCGGCATCGCGCACATCGGCAAGGACACCGAAAACGGCGTTCGCCTGGCGCTGGACGAGTTGAACGCCCAGAACCTGGTGATCGGCGGCAAGAAGATCAAGTTCGAACTGGTGGCCGAGGACGACGCCGGCGACCCGCGCCAGGCCACCGCCGTGGCCCAGAAGCTGTGCGACACCCAGGTGGCCGGCGTGATTGGCCACCTGCAATCGGGCACCTCCATTCCCGCCGCCAGCGTGTACAACAAGTGCGGCATTCCCAACATCACGGCGTCCGCAACCAACCCCGACCTGACCAAGCCGGGCTACAAAACCACCTTTCGCCTGATCGCCAACGACAACGCGCTGGGCGCGGCGCTCGCGATTTTTGCCAGCGACGCGCTGAAAATCAAAAAAGTGGCGGTCATTGACGACCGCACCGCCTACGGCCAGGGCTTGGCCGACGTGTTCAAGGCCACGGCCAAACAAAAGGGCATCGAGGTCGTCGGCGAAGAGTTCACCACCGACAAGGCCACCGATTTCATGGCCATCCTGACCGGCATCAAAGCCAAGAAGCCCGACGCGATTTTCTTTGGCGGGCTGGACGCGCAGGCCGGCCCGATGCTGCGCCAGATGGAGCAGCTCGGCCTGTCGAATGTGAAGTTCTTTGGCGGCGATGCGATGTGCACCGAAAAGCTGCCCGACCTGTCGAGCAAGGCCGGCTCGGTGAAAAACGTGACCTGCGCCACCGGCGGCGCCTCGATCCAGAAGATGCAGGGCGGCACCGAGTGGAAGAAAAGGTACGACGCCAAGTTCCCCGGCCAGTTCCAGATCTACAGCCCCTATGCCTACGACGCCACCTACGTGCTGGTCGATGCGATGAAGCGCGCCAACTCGGTGGACCCCAAAACCTACCTGCCCTTCATCGGCAAGACCCAGTACAAGGGCGTGACCGCCAGCATCGCCTTCACGGCCAACGGCGAGCTGACCAAGCCGGCCGTGACGCTGTACAGCTACAAGAACAACCTGCGGACCGCGCTGAACTGA
- a CDS encoding CopG family transcriptional regulator — protein sequence MPPKTASHAAALKPADEKITINLGYVDLGQIDLLVQEGFYANRTDLIRTAIRNQLTTHSEVVRQVVARKTLVLGIQHFSAADLRAVQASGEALQIRVLGLATIALDVTPELALAAIDSVVVLGALHASPAVKAALAGRIR from the coding sequence ATGCCACCTAAAACCGCAAGCCATGCCGCCGCCCTCAAGCCGGCCGACGAAAAAATCACCATCAACCTGGGCTATGTCGATCTCGGCCAGATCGACCTGCTGGTGCAGGAAGGCTTTTATGCCAACCGCACCGACCTGATCCGCACCGCCATCCGCAACCAGCTGACGACCCACTCCGAGGTGGTCAGGCAGGTGGTGGCGCGCAAGACGCTGGTGCTCGGCATCCAGCATTTCAGCGCCGCCGACCTGCGCGCCGTCCAGGCGTCGGGCGAAGCCCTGCAGATCCGTGTTTTGGGCCTGGCCACCATCGCGCTTGATGTCACCCCGGAACTGGCGCTTGCCGCCATTGATTCGGTGGTGGTGCTGGGCGCGCTGCACGCCAGCCCGGCCGTGAAGGCGGCACTGGCCGGCCGCATCCGTTGA